CCAACGTGAGCAATTTTGTACACACGATTTCGACAACTATAAAGGCAAGCAAACCATGGGTTCAGTTTGGAATTAGTCCGTTTGGGGTTTGGCGAAATAAATCGATGGACCCAAGAGGTTCAGAAACACAGTCTACTTCAAATTACGACGATTTGTATGCAGATCCTGTTTTATGGATGGATCAAAAATGGATCGATTATATTATGCCCCAATTATATTGGAGTATGAATAATCCAAGAGCTTCTTATTCTAAACTGGTAAAATGGTGGGCCGAAAACTCCAATAATACAGCCGTTTATATTGGTCATGCTTCGTATAAAATTCGAGGTGACGGCGATAAAAGCTGGAATTATATAAATGAAATCCCAACACAGATTAATTTTGCCAGAAGCTTCAAGAATGTTTCCGGAAGTGCGTATTTCAGCGCTAAATGGTTCATGGGCAAAAACTTTGATATTGTGCGACTTTTAGAGGAAAACCAATATAAATATCCGGCACTCCCAAATGCGGTTCCCAATTTAAAACGTATTATAATTGATAATCCCATTTTTACTGAATTTACAAAAGACAGTTTAAAATATTCTTTTAAGATCAAGAGTCCGCTTAATACAAAAGTGCGTTATATTGTACTTTACGGCGGCGAACACATCTCAAAAGTAAATACAAATGATGCCGAAAAAATTATAGCCAAGATACGAGCAGTTGAAAAAGACGGTGTGATTTCATTTACAATTCCGGTTGAAAAAATCAGTCAGTATAAAGCTTGCGCTGTAACATTTATTGATTATTTTGCGAACGAAAGTTCACCCGCTTTTGCCGATATAAAAAAGAGTTTTAAAATCTATTCACCTGCTCAGCCAAATGAAAACAGATAATACCAAACCGTGGTTTTGGATTCCGCTTCTCAACTTTGCTTCGGGATTACCGTATGCCGTAATTATCTCGGTTTCAGTATTAATGTACAAAAACCTCGGAATAACCAATGAAGACATTGGACTCTATACCAGTTTATTATATCTGCCTTGGGTTATTAAACCACTTTGGAGTCCGTTTATCGAACTTACGGGAACCAAAAGAAAATGGTTCTTATCGATGCAATTACTAATTTCAATTGCATTTTTACTCGTAGGATTTACCATTCCTGCGAATGGTTTTTTCATGATGACTCTGGCTATATTCTGGGTTGCCGCTTTTGCTTCGGCTTCAAATGATATTGCGAGTGACGGTTTTTATTTATTGGTTTTACCAAAAGAGCAGCAGTCGTTTTTCCTCGGAATCAGAAGTACTTTTTACAGATTATCAATGCTGGCCGGAAACGGATTAATTGTTCTTTTTGCCGGTTATTTGGAACATAAATATGGCGACAATACAAAAGCATGGTCATACACGATGATTTGTGTTGGTTTATTAATGACTTTTATTACGGTTTATAATTTTATTTTTACGCCCAAAAACGAAATAAATCCTGTTGAAAATAAAGAACATCACCATCAAAGTTTCGGAACTATTTTCATCAGCTTTTTTAAGAAAAAACAAATTGCTGTTATTTTAATTTTTATCCTTGTTTTCAGATTAGGAGAATCGCAGTTATTAAAAATGCTGACTCCATTCTTAATTGACCCTATCAAATATGAGTTAGTAGAGACAAGTTCAGATTTAAATGAAAATAAAGCTTTAGAAATATTTAATACAAAGGTAAAAGCAGGCATAAAACCTGAACAATCAGAATTACAGCTCTTATATTCAAAATTACCTGTTGTGGTTGAAAACAGAAATGGTAAAAAAGCCGTAGCAGAAATTCAGCCTAAAAAAAATGAAGAATATAAAAAAGTAAACGAAGCAAGAATTCGTTTTATTGATGAATTGATTTCAAAAAAAGGAAATCAAAAAACAGTTCAGGTAGGCGGTATGGGGCTCGACACTGAAGATGTTGGTTTAATATACGGTACTTTCGGTTTAATTGCTTTAACTATTGGCGGGATTTTAGGCGGTATTGCAATCTCTAAACAAGGACTCACGAAATGGATGTTCCCAATGTTTCTGGCTATGCATCTTCCAATTCTAGGATTTATTTTATTGGCTTTCTTTCATCCTTCATCAATTTATTACATTTATGCCGTTGTAATTTTAGAACAATTTGGTTACGGTTTTGGCTTTACGGGCTTTATGATGTATTTAATTCATGTTGCAGAAGGAGAATCAAAAACAGCGCATTATGCACTGGCAACCGGATTTATGGCATTAGGAATGATGCTTCCGGGAATGCTAAGCGGTTTTATACAAAAATATTTAGGCTATCAAAACTTTTTTATCTGGGTTTTAATTGCCACAATTCCAGGTCTTATTTTATCACGTTTTTTAATTTTCCCAAAAGATTTTGGGAAGAAATCTGAAGAAGTTTAACCCCAAATCAAACTCTTACAATTTATGGAAATTAATGAAAATTTGCAGAACGAACGCAACTTAAAAGGAGCCGAATTCGAAAAAACCGGAGATCTTGAAAAAGCAATTGAGCTCTATGAAGAAAATGTATCAGAAGGTTTTAAAGGAAATCATCCTTACGACCGACTGGCTACTATTTACAAAAATCAAAACGATCTCGAAAATGAAATCCGCGTTCTTGAAAAAGCCATTGTAGTTTACGAAGAAATCACTGTAGAAGATCGTCTGGAAGGTCTGCCAAAACTTTTCCGTTTCAAAAACCGATTAGAAAAAGCAATCGAAACTAAAAAACAGCAGGCTAAACAAAAGAAAGCAAAGTTGAAATAAAAATACTTTTATCAATTTCTAATTTGTCTGTAACCGCATGACATTAAAACTGAAGCTCGTATCAATATCGGCACTTTTAGTGCTGTTGTTTTCATGCGGAAAATCAAATGAAAAGAAAAAAGATATTCTAGTTCAAAAAGACTCTATTCCGAAAACTTTTGTCGAAACAGAAAAAGAACGTCTGAAAAGAGAGAAAAAAATTAAAGAAGAATTAAGAATTGACAGTTTAGCATTTGAAAAAGTTTTAGCTGATGCTCTGAAAATTGCGGATCAAAACGATAAAAATAAATTTCAAAAAACATACAAAACATCATCTGACATTGAAGTAAAATTAAATCTGGATTATCATTTCACGAAAGATTTTCCGCATTTAATCATTCACAGATATGGAGAAAA
This portion of the Flavobacterium gelatinilyticum genome encodes:
- a CDS encoding glycoside hydrolase family 10 protein → MHKNQHVLYSIILLFFFGLQSYSQEKIMHPKNEFRGVWIATVVNIDWPKTAGDNVEKERADYLEILNTYQKLNYNAVIVQIRSVGDAFYPSELAPWSRFLTGKEGQAPNPYYDTLEWMIEEAHNRGFEFHAWLNPYRATFDLNKNLLSPNHDLFKHPEWMIEYGGKYYYDPALPEVQTHLTKVIKEVVDKYDIDAIHFDDYFYPYAVPGKVFNDTASYKKYGSGLSLADWRRANVSNFVHTISTTIKASKPWVQFGISPFGVWRNKSMDPRGSETQSTSNYDDLYADPVLWMDQKWIDYIMPQLYWSMNNPRASYSKLVKWWAENSNNTAVYIGHASYKIRGDGDKSWNYINEIPTQINFARSFKNVSGSAYFSAKWFMGKNFDIVRLLEENQYKYPALPNAVPNLKRIIIDNPIFTEFTKDSLKYSFKIKSPLNTKVRYIVLYGGEHISKVNTNDAEKIIAKIRAVEKDGVISFTIPVEKISQYKACAVTFIDYFANESSPAFADIKKSFKIYSPAQPNENR
- a CDS encoding MFS transporter produces the protein MKTDNTKPWFWIPLLNFASGLPYAVIISVSVLMYKNLGITNEDIGLYTSLLYLPWVIKPLWSPFIELTGTKRKWFLSMQLLISIAFLLVGFTIPANGFFMMTLAIFWVAAFASASNDIASDGFYLLVLPKEQQSFFLGIRSTFYRLSMLAGNGLIVLFAGYLEHKYGDNTKAWSYTMICVGLLMTFITVYNFIFTPKNEINPVENKEHHHQSFGTIFISFFKKKQIAVILIFILVFRLGESQLLKMLTPFLIDPIKYELVETSSDLNENKALEIFNTKVKAGIKPEQSELQLLYSKLPVVVENRNGKKAVAEIQPKKNEEYKKVNEARIRFIDELISKKGNQKTVQVGGMGLDTEDVGLIYGTFGLIALTIGGILGGIAISKQGLTKWMFPMFLAMHLPILGFILLAFFHPSSIYYIYAVVILEQFGYGFGFTGFMMYLIHVAEGESKTAHYALATGFMALGMMLPGMLSGFIQKYLGYQNFFIWVLIATIPGLILSRFLIFPKDFGKKSEEV